A genome region from Sphingorhabdus sp. SMR4y includes the following:
- a CDS encoding thiamine pyrophosphate-dependent dehydrogenase E1 component subunit alpha, whose translation MANSDMADKDVLIDIFTRADLIMQSDIKFRQMIGAGQLQIVYYPVRGQEVVSSAMMAAVNKEDYLVTIYRGLHDQLAKGIPSKDLWAEFAGKMAGTCKGKGGPMHITHPETGVMVTTGIVGSGIPIANGLGLASQLDKDGKVTVCCFGDGATNIGAFHEGLNMAQIWKLPVIFLCQNNLYSEHTPMAFATSSDSIKQRGEGLGMRSVQVNGNDASAMYAAAKEAVEYARAGHGPTLIEAMTFRFHGHLLGDTSHYIPKEEMEQAKKDDPMPILRQQLLDLQISEADIAAIEAKNAAIIEEASQFALDTPYPPGDEYRIDVLDVEIAA comes from the coding sequence TTGGCCAATAGTGACATGGCGGACAAAGACGTCCTCATCGATATTTTCACCCGCGCCGACCTGATCATGCAGTCGGACATCAAGTTCCGGCAGATGATTGGAGCGGGTCAGTTGCAAATCGTCTATTATCCCGTGCGCGGACAGGAAGTCGTGTCCTCGGCGATGATGGCAGCGGTGAACAAGGAGGATTATCTGGTCACGATTTATCGCGGCCTGCATGACCAGCTCGCAAAGGGCATTCCTTCCAAGGATCTCTGGGCCGAATTTGCCGGCAAGATGGCCGGCACTTGCAAAGGCAAGGGCGGACCAATGCATATCACGCACCCGGAAACCGGGGTGATGGTCACCACTGGCATCGTCGGCTCGGGCATTCCCATTGCCAATGGCCTCGGCCTCGCCAGCCAGCTCGACAAGGATGGCAAAGTGACCGTCTGCTGCTTCGGCGACGGTGCTACCAATATCGGTGCTTTCCACGAGGGGCTCAACATGGCCCAGATCTGGAAGCTTCCGGTAATCTTCCTGTGCCAGAACAATCTTTATTCCGAACATACGCCGATGGCTTTTGCCACCAGCTCGGATTCGATCAAGCAACGCGGCGAAGGCCTTGGCATGCGGTCGGTGCAAGTGAACGGCAATGATGCCAGCGCGATGTATGCAGCCGCAAAAGAAGCGGTCGAATATGCGCGCGCCGGCCATGGCCCCACGCTGATCGAAGCGATGACCTTCCGTTTCCACGGCCATCTGCTTGGCGATACCAGCCATTATATCCCGAAAGAGGAAATGGAGCAGGCGAAGAAAGACGATCCGATGCCGATCCTGCGCCAGCAGTTGCTCGATCTGCAGATCAGCGAAGCCGATATTGCCGCGATCGAGGCAAAAAATGCGGCTATCATTGAAGAGGCGTCACAATTCGCGCTCGACACCCCTTATCCGCCGGGCGATGAATATCGCATCGATGTACTCGACGTGGAGATTGCAGCATGA
- a CDS encoding Zn-ribbon domain-containing OB-fold protein, producing MSAQPIADNLFTDDMSALLGARNRETGQIFFPLPLTPADNIEPVALGTRGTVWTYTVQRFPPKPPYIGPTDPEKFKPYAVAYVSLPGQTMVESRLTGIDPDDVKIGMEVEFTVIPLDPDAPAEEQKLIHAFKPVQGE from the coding sequence GTGAGTGCACAACCGATTGCTGACAATCTGTTTACCGATGACATGAGCGCCCTTTTGGGAGCGCGCAACAGGGAAACCGGACAGATATTCTTTCCGCTGCCATTGACTCCTGCTGACAATATCGAGCCGGTGGCGCTTGGTACACGCGGGACCGTCTGGACATATACGGTCCAGCGCTTTCCGCCCAAGCCCCCCTATATCGGGCCGACCGATCCGGAGAAATTCAAGCCCTATGCCGTTGCCTATGTCAGTTTGCCGGGGCAGACGATGGTGGAATCGCGGCTGACCGGCATTGATCCGGACGACGTTAAAATCGGCATGGAGGTTGAATTCACGGTGATCCCGCTCGACCCCGATGCGCCAGCGGAGGAGCAGAAGCTCATCCATGCCTTCAAACCTGTTCAGGGAGAATAA
- a CDS encoding thiolase family protein, protein MMSDVCIVGAGIHPFGRTEGRDGMDQGIFAVRQALADSGIEWKDVQFAFGGSAASGSADNMVSQLGLTGIQFINVSNGCATGGSALNAAVSAIKSGEYEMGMAVGFDKHPRGAFNADPSAYGLPNWYGEAGYMLTVQFFGAKIMRYLHEHNISRETLGRVAEKAFRNGVKTDHAWRRSEVDLETIMNAPMICDPLTKYMFCSPAEGAVALILASEKKARELGVPIIRLKSSVMRTRPPGSFEVFAASIDNERGGTATEIASQAAFEQAGMGPEDIDIAQLQDTESGAEIMHMAENGFCKPGEQEQWLLEGRSDITGELPINTDGGCLACGEPIGASGLRQVYENVVQLRGTAGARQVPGDPRTAYTQVYGAPGVSAVTILQR, encoded by the coding sequence ATCATGTCAGACGTTTGTATCGTAGGAGCAGGTATTCACCCGTTCGGCCGCACCGAAGGGCGCGACGGCATGGATCAGGGTATCTTCGCGGTCCGGCAAGCGCTTGCCGACAGCGGCATCGAATGGAAGGATGTCCAGTTCGCCTTTGGCGGTTCGGCCGCTTCGGGAAGTGCGGACAATATGGTATCGCAACTCGGCCTGACCGGTATCCAGTTCATCAACGTCTCCAATGGTTGTGCAACCGGCGGATCGGCGCTCAACGCTGCGGTAAGCGCGATCAAGTCGGGCGAATATGAAATGGGCATGGCGGTCGGTTTCGACAAGCATCCGCGCGGCGCCTTCAACGCCGACCCGTCCGCCTACGGCCTGCCCAACTGGTACGGTGAAGCCGGCTATATGTTGACCGTGCAGTTTTTCGGCGCGAAGATCATGCGCTATCTGCACGAACATAATATCAGCCGGGAAACACTGGGGCGGGTTGCCGAAAAGGCATTTCGCAACGGCGTGAAAACCGATCACGCCTGGCGGCGGAGCGAGGTCGATCTGGAAACGATCATGAACGCGCCGATGATCTGCGATCCGCTCACGAAATATATGTTCTGTTCCCCTGCCGAGGGAGCCGTGGCGCTCATCCTGGCCAGCGAGAAAAAGGCGAGGGAACTGGGCGTTCCGATCATCCGTCTGAAATCTTCGGTGATGCGGACGCGGCCTCCCGGTTCGTTTGAGGTGTTCGCGGCATCGATTGACAATGAACGGGGTGGAACAGCAACCGAAATCGCCTCCCAGGCCGCCTTCGAGCAAGCTGGCATGGGGCCGGAAGATATCGATATCGCGCAGTTGCAGGACACGGAATCCGGTGCGGAAATCATGCATATGGCGGAGAATGGTTTTTGCAAACCCGGCGAGCAGGAGCAATGGCTGCTCGAAGGGCGCAGCGATATTACCGGTGAGCTGCCGATCAATACGGACGGCGGTTGTCTGGCCTGTGGTGAACCGATCGGTGCATCCGGTCTGCGTCAGGTTTACGAGAATGTTGTGCAATTGCGCGGCACGGCAGGTGCGCGGCAAGTGCCGGGCGATCCCAGGACGGCCTATACGCAAGTCTATGGCGCGCCGGGCGTATCTGCCGTAACGATTCTCCAGAGATAG
- a CDS encoding SDR family NAD(P)-dependent oxidoreductase: MSGQLEGKVAIVTGGASGIGAATVERFVEEGAKVLSTDVEEALGQQVADEAGALFMAQDVSDAQSWDAVMAKAQGEFGRLDILVNNAGIVIGKNIEDVDLDSWYNLLGINLTGVMLGCQKAIAVMKVNPGGSSGSIINIASTSAFAALPGDVTYTASKSAVRMLSKSVAVHCAQSGLNIRCNNLVPGATHTGIIDTAAKSVPGMVEMAAAMSPLNRIGQGSDLAAAAVYLASDDSSFVTGSDLLVDGGMLAVHPGY; this comes from the coding sequence ATGTCGGGTCAATTGGAAGGCAAGGTAGCGATCGTCACCGGCGGTGCATCGGGTATCGGGGCAGCGACCGTCGAACGCTTTGTCGAAGAGGGGGCCAAGGTTCTTTCAACCGACGTGGAGGAAGCCTTGGGTCAGCAGGTGGCCGACGAGGCCGGTGCCCTGTTCATGGCGCAGGATGTAAGCGACGCCCAATCCTGGGACGCGGTGATGGCCAAAGCGCAAGGCGAATTTGGACGACTGGATATACTGGTCAACAATGCAGGGATCGTGATCGGCAAGAACATCGAGGATGTGGACCTCGACAGCTGGTATAATTTGCTGGGTATCAATCTGACCGGCGTGATGCTGGGGTGCCAGAAGGCGATTGCCGTGATGAAGGTCAACCCTGGCGGGTCCAGCGGTTCGATCATCAACATTGCTTCGACCAGCGCCTTCGCTGCGCTGCCCGGCGACGTAACCTATACGGCGTCGAAAAGCGCGGTGCGCATGCTGTCCAAATCGGTGGCGGTGCATTGCGCGCAGAGCGGCTTGAATATCCGCTGCAACAATCTGGTACCCGGAGCGACGCACACCGGCATCATCGATACTGCAGCAAAGAGCGTTCCGGGCATGGTCGAAATGGCGGCGGCCATGTCGCCCTTGAACCGGATCGGGCAGGGCAGCGATCTGGCGGCCGCCGCCGTATATCTGGCAAGCGACGACAGCAGTTTCGTGACCGGCAGCGATCTGCTCGTCGACGGCGGTATGCTGGCGGTGCATCCGGGCTATTGA
- a CDS encoding alpha-ketoacid dehydrogenase subunit beta: MSEKPKEIMFAQACNMAMAKAMEDDPKVILMGEDIADEQGGGVFKVTLGLSEKFGTDRVRSTPISEQAIVGAAVGSAMVGYKPVAEIMLMNFITVAMDQIVNHAAKLRFMSGGQTTVPLTIRTTTGAGTGLGGQHSDMLEAWLAHVPGLKVVAASNPADAYGLLYSSIMDPNPVIFIENTPGYFVKGPAPAPDHTVPLGKASVPREGTDITLIGYGSSISRCHAAAEKLAEGGISCEIVDLRTIAPFDEETVLKSVAKTKAAVVVHEAVRNFGVGAEISSRIHEELFSELKAPVGRVGSGYAPVPFSPAIEKAWLFSQDDIEREVHKILG; this comes from the coding sequence ATGAGCGAGAAACCAAAAGAAATCATGTTCGCCCAGGCCTGCAATATGGCGATGGCCAAGGCGATGGAAGACGATCCCAAAGTCATTCTGATGGGCGAAGATATCGCCGACGAACAGGGCGGCGGCGTATTCAAGGTCACGCTCGGCCTGTCCGAAAAATTCGGCACCGACCGCGTCCGTTCGACCCCGATTTCCGAACAGGCAATTGTCGGCGCCGCGGTTGGTTCCGCGATGGTCGGTTACAAGCCGGTCGCCGAGATCATGCTGATGAACTTCATTACCGTGGCGATGGACCAGATTGTCAATCACGCGGCCAAGCTGCGCTTCATGTCTGGCGGACAGACCACGGTTCCGCTGACCATCCGCACCACCACCGGTGCCGGCACCGGTCTTGGCGGACAGCATAGTGACATGCTCGAGGCGTGGCTCGCCCATGTGCCTGGCCTGAAGGTTGTTGCCGCGTCCAATCCGGCGGATGCCTATGGCCTGCTCTATTCCTCGATCATGGACCCCAATCCGGTGATCTTCATCGAGAATACACCCGGCTATTTCGTCAAGGGCCCTGCCCCGGCACCCGATCACACGGTGCCCCTCGGCAAGGCATCCGTACCGCGTGAAGGCACGGATATCACCCTAATCGGTTATGGCAGCAGCATCAGCCGGTGCCACGCGGCGGCAGAGAAGCTCGCCGAAGGTGGCATCTCCTGCGAAATCGTCGACCTGCGCACCATCGCGCCATTTGACGAAGAAACGGTGCTGAAAAGCGTTGCTAAGACGAAAGCTGCTGTCGTCGTCCACGAAGCGGTCCGGAATTTCGGCGTGGGCGCGGAAATTTCCTCGCGCATCCATGAAGAGCTCTTCTCCGAATTGAAAGCTCCCGTTGGCCGCGTCGGCTCCGGCTATGCGCCCGTTCCTTTTTCTCCTGCGATCGAAAAAGCCTGGCTGTTCAGCCAGGACGACATCGAACGCGAAGTGCACAAAATCTTGGGATAA
- a CDS encoding NADP-dependent oxidoreductase — protein MTDNRQWLINGRPKGRGLVDDDFKKVVTEVPECAEGHVLVKTEILGFDPAQKGWMENIGGYVAPTEIGEVMRGSGVGTVVESRYPGLSAGDKVLGMLRWQDYAHVPGGELKKVPDDDLLAANLGALGTTGMTAYFGLLKHGRPQPGDTVVVSGAAGATGSMVGQIAKIAGCRTIGIAGGEEKCNWLTEEVGYDVAIDYKNDDVRAKLKEHCAQSINVFYDNVGGKILNDALAHIAMHARVAICGGISRYEQGDMPAGPENYFNLIFKRASMSGFIVSDYASEFPEAQKRMRQWIKEGRITFKEDIQEGFDNIPSTLKRLFAGQNFGKQMLRLD, from the coding sequence ATGACCGACAATAGGCAGTGGCTGATCAATGGACGTCCCAAAGGACGCGGCCTCGTGGATGATGATTTCAAGAAAGTCGTCACCGAAGTACCGGAATGTGCAGAGGGCCATGTGCTGGTAAAGACGGAAATTCTCGGCTTCGATCCCGCACAAAAGGGGTGGATGGAAAATATCGGCGGATATGTCGCGCCCACGGAAATTGGTGAAGTCATGCGCGGGTCCGGTGTCGGTACGGTCGTCGAATCGCGTTACCCGGGGCTTTCCGCTGGAGACAAGGTATTGGGCATGCTGCGCTGGCAGGACTATGCGCACGTGCCCGGCGGTGAATTGAAAAAGGTTCCTGATGACGACTTGCTCGCAGCCAATCTCGGCGCGCTGGGCACGACCGGCATGACGGCCTATTTCGGCCTGCTGAAGCACGGCCGGCCCCAGCCCGGAGACACGGTTGTTGTGTCGGGCGCGGCTGGCGCGACCGGATCCATGGTCGGGCAGATTGCCAAGATTGCCGGCTGTCGCACGATCGGGATCGCTGGCGGCGAAGAAAAGTGCAACTGGCTGACCGAAGAGGTCGGCTATGATGTGGCGATTGACTATAAGAATGATGATGTCCGGGCGAAGTTGAAGGAACATTGTGCCCAGTCCATCAATGTCTTTTACGACAATGTCGGGGGCAAGATCCTGAATGATGCGCTTGCTCATATTGCGATGCATGCCCGGGTTGCGATCTGTGGCGGTATCTCCCGCTACGAGCAGGGCGATATGCCGGCGGGTCCTGAAAATTACTTCAACCTGATCTTTAAGCGGGCAAGCATGTCGGGCTTTATTGTGTCCGATTATGCCAGCGAATTCCCCGAAGCGCAAAAGCGCATGCGGCAGTGGATCAAGGAAGGCAGAATAACCTTCAAAGAAGATATCCAGGAAGGATTCGATAATATTCCCTCGACATTGAAGCGTTTGTTTGCGGGGCAGAATTTCGGCAAGCAAATGCTGCGTCTGGACTGA
- a CDS encoding helix-turn-helix domain-containing protein yields MADNFIAEIPEIGRKRFREDVDSVTITNPAEIRPAAEAVHKIVQSYGFRIAVSADISSKAHLVDADGNLINKDVFGWVAEGERWWEDTRLALSSPLPRACRYESEPVWCNGDGFHGHWPNEYLDKIDLKDFYAQGGTSAKSAILIPVHLPFGQIAAVSFTPLDHDRSDLTEPYRLYSDFFSIITRRFVTGYVLAMREKHRMPANCILSKREAECLHWAAIGKTDKEISMILSLSHATIRYHVNRAGQKLNSVNRGQTIFKAGQLGYLGATD; encoded by the coding sequence ATGGCTGACAATTTTATTGCCGAGATTCCCGAAATCGGGCGGAAACGTTTCCGGGAAGATGTAGACAGCGTCACCATCACAAATCCGGCAGAAATTCGCCCTGCTGCCGAAGCCGTCCACAAGATCGTACAATCCTATGGATTCAGAATAGCGGTTTCGGCCGATATTTCATCCAAGGCGCATCTGGTCGACGCAGACGGCAATCTGATCAACAAGGATGTCTTCGGCTGGGTCGCCGAAGGCGAACGCTGGTGGGAAGACACCCGCCTCGCGCTCAGCTCTCCGCTGCCCAGGGCTTGCCGCTACGAAAGCGAGCCGGTCTGGTGCAATGGGGACGGGTTTCATGGTCATTGGCCGAATGAATATCTCGACAAGATCGACCTGAAGGATTTCTATGCGCAGGGCGGCACCTCGGCAAAATCTGCCATTCTCATCCCGGTGCACCTGCCGTTCGGCCAGATAGCCGCGGTCAGCTTCACCCCTCTGGACCATGACAGGTCGGACCTTACCGAACCCTATCGGCTCTATTCCGATTTTTTCAGCATCATCACTCGCCGTTTTGTCACCGGTTATGTACTGGCTATGCGAGAGAAGCACCGGATGCCGGCCAATTGCATCCTGTCGAAGCGGGAAGCCGAATGCCTGCACTGGGCTGCAATCGGCAAGACCGACAAGGAAATCAGCATGATCCTGTCACTCAGCCATGCGACCATCCGCTATCACGTCAACCGCGCCGGACAAAAATTGAACAGCGTCAACCGCGGACAGACGATTTTCAAGGCCGGACAGCTGGGATATCTTGGCGCCACCGACTGA
- a CDS encoding acyl-CoA dehydrogenase family protein translates to MSDLENFRMEVRTWLEENCPEEMRDGDITAENQCWGGRQWEFQSEAQKIWFERALAKGYTVPTWPKEYGGAGLSADEAKILDEERQAINARKPLSNFGISMLGPALLAFGTHEQKAQHLTAIARGEIRWCQGYSEPGAGSDLASLKTKCEDKGDHWLINGQKIWTSNADISDWIFCLVRTDFDAPKHKGITFILMDMASEGISVKPIVLISGHSPFCETFFDNVKVPKNYGENNASVVGEVNRGWDVAKNLLVHERGMLGTMSPLRGTSGPESLGKFAAEKIGLDACGRLDDPALRQNIAQAELDDWAYNLTVERLTDEANAGNGLGAKSSMLKYVASELTKRGTELRMDIEGTTAAAIGEDGIEYGSLANNWLYNRAYSILGGTTEVQFNIISKRVLGLPSQ, encoded by the coding sequence ATGAGCGATCTTGAAAATTTCCGCATGGAAGTGCGGACATGGCTGGAAGAAAACTGTCCCGAGGAAATGCGCGACGGGGATATTACTGCCGAGAATCAATGCTGGGGCGGCCGTCAATGGGAGTTTCAGTCCGAGGCGCAGAAAATTTGGTTCGAGCGGGCTTTGGCCAAGGGCTATACGGTGCCTACCTGGCCCAAGGAATATGGCGGTGCCGGACTGTCAGCCGATGAAGCCAAGATCCTCGACGAAGAACGCCAGGCGATCAATGCCCGCAAGCCGCTGAGCAATTTTGGCATATCGATGCTTGGCCCCGCTTTGCTGGCCTTTGGTACGCACGAGCAGAAGGCGCAGCATCTGACCGCAATTGCGCGGGGCGAAATTCGCTGGTGCCAGGGCTATTCCGAGCCCGGTGCCGGATCGGACCTCGCATCCCTGAAGACCAAATGTGAAGACAAGGGTGATCATTGGCTGATCAACGGTCAGAAAATCTGGACTTCCAATGCCGATATCTCTGACTGGATATTCTGTCTGGTGCGGACCGATTTTGATGCGCCCAAGCACAAGGGTATTACCTTCATCCTGATGGATATGGCCAGCGAGGGCATCAGCGTGAAGCCGATCGTTCTCATTTCCGGACATTCGCCCTTTTGCGAGACATTTTTCGACAATGTCAAAGTGCCGAAAAATTATGGCGAGAATAACGCCTCTGTCGTCGGCGAGGTCAATCGCGGCTGGGATGTAGCGAAGAACCTGCTGGTACACGAGCGCGGTATGCTCGGTACGATGTCGCCGCTTCGCGGCACCAGCGGGCCGGAGAGCCTCGGGAAGTTTGCGGCCGAGAAAATCGGTCTGGATGCGTGCGGACGTCTGGATGATCCCGCGCTGCGGCAGAATATTGCGCAAGCGGAGCTTGATGACTGGGCCTATAATCTGACGGTGGAACGGCTCACGGACGAAGCCAATGCGGGCAATGGGCTGGGCGCCAAATCCTCGATGCTCAAATATGTGGCTTCTGAGCTTACAAAGCGCGGTACCGAATTGCGCATGGATATCGAAGGCACGACAGCGGCTGCCATCGGTGAAGATGGAATCGAATATGGCAGTCTGGCCAATAACTGGCTCTACAATCGGGCCTATTCGATCCTTGGCGGCACCACCGAAGTTCAATTTAATATCATTTCCAAGCGCGTCTTGGGATTGCCGAGTCAATAA
- a CDS encoding acyl-CoA dehydrogenase family protein yields the protein MTKNISAEAQDLAERVETFVRDKIFAYEKDERCEDHGPTDGLVQEMRALAKEAGVLTPHIREDGSHLTHLETALVLRKSGLSPLGPLAVNTFAPDEGNMYLLGKCASPEQKERFLEPLVSGRERSAFFMTEPASENGAGSDPMMMQTTAKQDGNHWVINGRKTFITGAKGAKVGIVMAKSDEGATMFLVDLPDPAIKIERVLDTIDSSMPGSHSVVQIDNLRVPADQMLGESGEGFKYAQVRLAPARLTHCMRWLGSCDRAQEIAIDYTCKRQAFGKPLIDHEGVGFMLAQNQIDLKQAELMIDWCASVLDTGALGTTESSMAKVAVSEALFRIADNCVQVMGGTGLSKDTVVEQVFREVRAFRVYDGPTEVHKWSLAKKIKKSHKIANEG from the coding sequence ATGACCAAGAATATCAGCGCGGAAGCGCAAGACCTGGCTGAACGGGTGGAGACATTCGTTCGCGACAAGATTTTTGCCTATGAAAAGGACGAACGCTGCGAAGATCATGGGCCAACCGATGGTCTGGTCCAGGAAATGCGCGCATTGGCCAAGGAAGCCGGTGTCCTGACGCCGCATATCCGGGAAGATGGCAGTCATCTGACCCATCTGGAAACGGCGCTGGTTTTGCGCAAGTCCGGATTGTCACCATTGGGACCGCTGGCGGTGAACACGTTCGCGCCCGATGAAGGCAATATGTATCTGCTCGGCAAATGCGCTTCACCGGAACAGAAGGAGCGGTTTCTCGAGCCGCTCGTATCCGGACGGGAACGTTCGGCGTTTTTCATGACCGAACCGGCCAGCGAAAATGGCGCCGGTTCCGATCCGATGATGATGCAGACAACGGCAAAGCAGGACGGCAATCACTGGGTCATCAACGGGCGCAAGACCTTCATCACCGGTGCGAAAGGTGCCAAAGTCGGGATCGTCATGGCGAAATCCGACGAAGGCGCGACCATGTTTCTGGTCGATCTGCCGGACCCCGCGATCAAGATCGAGCGGGTGCTGGACACGATCGACAGTTCGATGCCGGGTAGCCACTCCGTCGTGCAAATCGACAATCTTCGCGTGCCGGCCGACCAGATGCTCGGCGAAAGCGGCGAAGGTTTCAAATATGCGCAGGTCCGTCTGGCACCGGCGCGTCTGACCCATTGCATGCGCTGGCTGGGAAGTTGTGACCGGGCGCAGGAAATCGCGATTGATTATACCTGCAAACGACAGGCTTTCGGGAAACCGCTGATCGACCATGAAGGCGTCGGCTTCATGCTGGCGCAGAACCAGATCGATTTGAAGCAGGCCGAACTGATGATCGACTGGTGTGCTTCGGTTCTGGATACCGGAGCGCTGGGAACGACCGAAAGCTCGATGGCCAAGGTTGCTGTATCTGAGGCGCTGTTCCGGATCGCCGATAATTGCGTGCAGGTCATGGGCGGCACTGGTCTCAGCAAGGATACAGTGGTCGAGCAGGTATTCCGCGAAGTGCGCGCTTTCCGCGTCTATGATGGGCCGACCGAGGTGCACAAATGGTCGCTCGCCAAGAAAATCAAGAAATCTCACAAAATTGCCAATGAAGGATAA
- a CDS encoding nuclear transport factor 2 family protein, whose amino-acid sequence MLTPEYMKQIVDQYLAAINDGDMQAVMTIYADDAAVEDPAGTEPKRGDDILQFYTNAFAGGAKVELTGPVRISEKAAAFPFRAEINQQGGQVLVVEVIDIFEFDADGKVNKMTAHFGPANVTVKGA is encoded by the coding sequence ATGCTGACACCGGAATATATGAAGCAAATTGTCGACCAGTATCTGGCCGCAATCAATGATGGCGACATGCAGGCGGTCATGACGATTTACGCCGATGATGCGGCCGTCGAAGACCCGGCGGGCACCGAACCCAAGCGCGGTGATGACATCCTGCAATTTTATACCAATGCCTTTGCCGGCGGCGCGAAAGTCGAACTGACCGGTCCCGTCCGGATTTCGGAAAAAGCGGCAGCCTTTCCGTTTCGCGCCGAGATCAATCAGCAAGGCGGACAGGTTCTGGTCGTGGAAGTCATCGACATTTTCGAGTTTGATGCCGACGGCAAGGTGAACAAGATGACGGCGCATTTCGGACCTGCCAACGTGACGGTAAAGGGCGCCTAG
- a CDS encoding biotin/lipoyl-containing protein, whose translation MATEIRIPKLGFSMESGILAEWLVEDGAEVTAGQEIYALENEKSTQEVESPASGKLKILIQADGEEYPVGELIGTIE comes from the coding sequence ATGGCTACTGAAATCAGAATACCGAAATTGGGCTTCAGCATGGAATCCGGGATCCTCGCCGAATGGCTGGTCGAAGATGGCGCAGAGGTAACCGCCGGACAGGAAATCTACGCGCTCGAAAACGAGAAATCGACTCAGGAAGTCGAATCTCCCGCCAGCGGGAAGCTGAAAATTCTTATCCAGGCCGATGGCGAAGAATATCCTGTCGGGGAACTGATCGGCACGATTGAATAG
- a CDS encoding acyl-CoA dehydrogenase family protein: protein MPLILNEEQEMLQDAANGFLAEKAPVAAFRKVRDNKPADGFCRELWSEMAEMGWAGIIVEEEHGGSGFGYVGAGVLAEQMGRNLTASPFFSTSVLGATAIQQYGSEKQKEENLAAISSGEKLYALAVDEGPRHNPSRIAFSAKPSGNGFTLSGTKTFVADGHVADKLIIAARTSGEQGEPHGITLFLVDANAPEITREHTPMVDSRNAADISVDGLEVTGDDILGELDGGYGALEGILSAGRAVLSAEMSGSAQQVFGVTTDYLKEREQFGQKIGSFQGLQHRAAHLATEIEMMKSAVLKSLKDLDQDFDNAGMTCSLAKAKTGQVAQLATKEAIQMHGGIGVTDEYDVGLYFKRVHVAQQMFGDAGFHTDRWAKNSGY from the coding sequence ATGCCGTTAATACTGAATGAAGAGCAAGAAATGCTGCAGGATGCAGCGAACGGTTTTCTGGCCGAAAAGGCCCCTGTGGCTGCTTTCCGCAAGGTCCGCGACAACAAGCCCGCGGACGGCTTTTGCCGGGAACTCTGGTCCGAGATGGCAGAGATGGGCTGGGCCGGCATCATCGTCGAGGAAGAGCATGGCGGCAGCGGCTTCGGTTATGTCGGCGCCGGCGTGCTGGCCGAGCAGATGGGGCGCAATCTGACCGCGTCGCCCTTTTTCTCCACTTCCGTCCTGGGTGCTACCGCGATCCAGCAATATGGTTCGGAGAAGCAGAAAGAGGAAAATCTGGCGGCCATCAGCAGCGGCGAGAAGCTCTATGCTTTGGCCGTGGATGAAGGTCCCCGGCATAATCCCAGCCGAATTGCTTTTTCCGCCAAACCGTCGGGCAACGGCTTCACTCTCTCTGGAACGAAGACTTTTGTCGCCGACGGCCATGTTGCAGACAAGCTGATCATCGCTGCCCGCACTTCGGGGGAGCAAGGCGAACCGCATGGTATCACCCTGTTTCTGGTGGATGCCAATGCGCCGGAAATTACGCGCGAGCACACACCGATGGTCGACAGCCGCAATGCCGCCGATATTTCGGTCGACGGTCTGGAGGTTACCGGCGACGATATATTGGGAGAACTGGACGGCGGCTATGGTGCGCTGGAAGGCATATTGTCGGCCGGCCGGGCCGTGCTGAGCGCCGAGATGTCCGGTTCTGCGCAGCAGGTGTTCGGGGTTACCACTGACTATCTCAAGGAGCGCGAGCAATTCGGCCAGAAAATCGGTTCTTTCCAGGGGCTGCAGCATCGCGCCGCCCACCTGGCAACCGAGATCGAGATGATGAAGTCGGCGGTGCTGAAATCGCTGAAAGACCTCGATCAGGATTTTGACAATGCCGGCATGACCTGTTCACTGGCCAAGGCCAAGACCGGGCAGGTCGCGCAGCTTGCAACCAAGGAAGCCATCCAGATGCACGGCGGGATCGGCGTGACCGACGAATATGATGTCGGGCTTTATTTCAAGCGGGTCCATGTCGCGCAGCAAATGTTCGGCGACGCCGGATTTCACACTGACCGCTGGGCAAAAAATTCCGGCTACTGA